One segment of Thermococcus sp. AM4 DNA contains the following:
- the purC gene encoding phosphoribosylaminoimidazolesuccinocarboxamide synthase, whose translation MEAYEGKAKKIIPLDDGKAIMEFKDDATAFDGKKKARFKGKGWLNAQISAVLFKVLEENGIKTHFIGVAGDNRLIVERLRMYPLEVVVRNVVAGSLKKRLPLEEGTELPEPIVELYYKDDGLGDPMINRYHAKVLGIGEDEVREMERIALRVNEVLRKYFAERGIILVDFKLEFGKNKRGEIVLGDEISPDTCRFWDAETRESLDKDVFRFDRGDLISAYERLYERLTGETPSRM comes from the coding sequence ATGGAGGCTTACGAGGGTAAGGCCAAGAAGATAATCCCGCTCGACGATGGGAAGGCGATAATGGAGTTCAAGGATGATGCCACCGCCTTCGACGGCAAGAAGAAGGCCCGGTTCAAGGGTAAGGGCTGGCTCAACGCCCAGATTAGCGCGGTTCTCTTCAAGGTTCTTGAGGAGAACGGAATCAAGACCCACTTCATAGGCGTTGCCGGCGACAACAGGCTCATCGTTGAGAGGCTCAGGATGTATCCCCTCGAGGTTGTCGTCAGGAACGTCGTTGCAGGAAGTTTGAAGAAGCGCCTCCCACTCGAGGAAGGAACCGAACTTCCGGAGCCGATAGTTGAGCTCTACTACAAGGACGACGGCCTCGGCGACCCGATGATTAACCGCTACCACGCCAAGGTTCTGGGCATAGGTGAGGACGAGGTTCGGGAGATGGAGAGGATTGCCCTCAGGGTCAACGAGGTTCTCAGGAAGTACTTCGCCGAGCGCGGGATAATTCTTGTTGACTTCAAGCTCGAGTTCGGAAAGAACAAGAGGGGCGAGATAGTCCTCGGGGACGAGATTAGCCCCGACACATGCCGCTTCTGGGACGCCGAAACGAGGGAGAGCCTCGACAAGGACGTCTTCCGCTTTGACAGGGGCGACCTGATTTCAGCCTACGAGAGGCTCTACGAGAGGCTCACGGGCGAAACTCCGAGTCGTATGTGA